The following coding sequences are from one Chitinimonas sp. BJYL2 window:
- a CDS encoding GNAT family N-acetyltransferase, giving the protein MSLSLHTDRLDLVPPTESHTDAYLALYGDEAATHFIPHTRVATRTAAWFKVAAHLGHWQLRGYGFWVVQRRDTGEVIGNLGLMYPAENPALEIGWLIAPMHQGKGYALEGTRAALAHAFDVIGADRVIARIDAGNTASQTLARRLRMVPDAALSTESLGVWQALRSAS; this is encoded by the coding sequence ATGAGTCTCAGCCTGCATACCGACCGACTCGATCTGGTGCCGCCCACCGAATCGCACACCGATGCCTATCTGGCGCTGTATGGCGACGAAGCGGCCACGCATTTCATTCCGCACACGCGTGTCGCCACCCGCACGGCGGCCTGGTTCAAAGTGGCCGCACACCTGGGCCACTGGCAGTTGCGGGGTTATGGCTTTTGGGTGGTGCAGCGGCGTGATACCGGCGAGGTCATCGGCAATCTGGGGCTGATGTACCCGGCGGAGAATCCGGCGCTGGAAATCGGCTGGCTGATTGCGCCCATGCACCAGGGCAAGGGCTATGCGCTTGAAGGAACGCGTGCTGCCTTGGCCCATGCGTTTGACGTAATCGGCGCCGACCGCGTCATCGCCCGCATCGACGCCGGCAATACGGCGTCGCAGACACTGGCCCGGCGGCTGCGCATGGTGCCCGATGCCGCCTTGTCCACCGAGTCGCTGGGCGTCTGGCAAGCCTTGCGATCTGCTTCATAA
- the metF gene encoding methylenetetrahydrofolate reductase [NAD(P)H] produces MNPTYSFEFFPPKTPEGIEKLRNTRRQLAQLKPEFFSVTFGAGGTTQQGTLDTVLEIQSEGFEAAPHLSCVGSTKENVAALLNTYRENGIRRIVALRGDIPSGMVEFGEFRYANELVAFIREQHGDWFHIEIAAYPEYHPQARTAHDDIANFVRKAQAGADSAMTQYFFNPDAYFAFVDEVRARGVEIPIVPGIMPINNFSQLARFSDTCGAEIPRWLRLKLQSYGDDTASIKALGLDVITDLCRKLLDGGAPGLHFYTLNSAGAVSTIWQRLGL; encoded by the coding sequence GTGAACCCGACCTACAGCTTCGAATTCTTCCCGCCCAAGACCCCTGAGGGCATCGAGAAGCTGCGCAATACGCGGCGTCAGCTGGCCCAGCTCAAGCCCGAGTTCTTCTCGGTGACGTTTGGTGCGGGCGGCACCACACAGCAGGGCACGCTCGATACCGTGCTGGAAATCCAGTCCGAAGGCTTCGAGGCTGCGCCGCATCTGAGCTGCGTGGGTTCCACCAAGGAAAACGTTGCAGCACTGCTCAATACTTACCGCGAGAACGGCATTCGCCGCATTGTCGCGCTGCGGGGCGATATCCCCAGCGGCATGGTCGAGTTCGGTGAATTCCGTTACGCCAACGAGTTGGTCGCCTTCATCCGCGAGCAGCATGGCGACTGGTTCCATATCGAGATCGCGGCCTACCCCGAGTACCACCCGCAGGCCCGCACGGCGCATGACGATATCGCCAACTTCGTGCGCAAGGCACAAGCCGGTGCCGATTCTGCGATGACCCAGTACTTCTTCAACCCCGATGCCTACTTTGCCTTTGTGGACGAAGTGCGCGCACGCGGGGTGGAGATTCCCATCGTGCCGGGCATCATGCCCATCAATAACTTCAGCCAGCTGGCGCGGTTTTCCGATACCTGCGGTGCGGAGATTCCGCGCTGGTTGCGGCTCAAGCTGCAAAGCTATGGCGATGACACCGCGTCCATCAAGGCGCTGGGCCTCGATGTGATCACCGATCTGTGCCGCAAGCTGCTCGATGGCGGCGCACCGGGGCTGCATTTCTATACCCTGAACTCGGCCGGTGCCGTCTCCACGATCTGGCAGCGCCTCGGGCTGTAA
- the plsB gene encoding glycerol-3-phosphate 1-O-acyltransferase PlsB, whose amino-acid sequence MLKYLGLDRPFLLLARKLLFTVVRTQMLSETPQALGLDPDKPVCYVLARRFVSNILVLEREVMAAGLRSPLDGIAANGIRESRAFFFSRRSEPWFGRRKDVGYSPRLERLTQAVRNRPDFDVQIVPVTILWGRTPDKESSIWKVIFSESWSPRGGFRQLFTILLHGRQTLVRFGQPVSLRELVSDAEDQERALRKVGRVLRVHFRQQREMAIGPDLSHRRTQVDGLIETEAVRGAISALAAENGGGPNALLKAEDKARRYAWEIAADYSYPVVRVFHRFLTWLWTRLYDGVELHNFDTVTGVAPDHEIIYVPCHRSHIDYLLLSYIVFQQGLMIPHIAAGANLNLPVVGSILRRGGAFFLRRSFKGNKLYAAVFNEYLHMVIAKGFPIEYFVEGGRSRTGRLLQPRPGMLAMTLQSYLRDRNRPIVFIPVYIGYEKLFEGKSYIGELMGKPKQKESLFSLLLTVRELKKNFGKVHVNFGEPIKLTDALAQTHPGWRDEPPLDETRPAWFTQCVSGVGAQIADRINNAAVVNPVNLLSLALLATPRHAMDEDQLVAQLDGYRRLLEAVPYDARTRLTSMDGRAIIEHCERLSLLQRHPHALGDVMHFPQEEAVLCSYMRNNVLHCVAIPSLIACLFTRNAQLSREQIGNLAKTVYPFLRAELCLRWQPEALCEALDRYLAALVELGWLTQSSGREGIYLAPNNISDEYIQLTLLAQAVRPALVRYFISLSMLTQQGSGAISADELEALCHLLAQRISLLREFSAPEFFDRAIFRTFIGTLKQAGFASEDDAGKLVFNGALRAAAAESRYVLSPDVRQSVLHLTRLDRGTVEQALTRLAAKGKV is encoded by the coding sequence ATGCTCAAGTATCTCGGCCTCGACAGGCCGTTTTTATTGCTCGCGCGCAAGCTGCTGTTTACCGTGGTGCGCACACAGATGCTGTCCGAAACCCCGCAGGCGCTGGGGTTGGATCCGGACAAGCCGGTTTGCTACGTGCTGGCGCGGCGTTTTGTGAGCAATATCCTGGTGCTGGAGCGCGAAGTCATGGCCGCCGGCCTGCGCTCGCCGCTCGATGGCATTGCCGCCAATGGCATCCGCGAATCGCGCGCGTTTTTCTTCAGCCGCCGCAGTGAGCCCTGGTTCGGCCGCCGCAAAGATGTCGGCTATTCGCCACGGCTGGAACGGCTGACGCAGGCGGTGCGCAACCGACCCGATTTCGATGTGCAGATCGTGCCGGTCACGATCCTGTGGGGCCGCACGCCCGATAAGGAAAGCTCGATCTGGAAGGTGATCTTTTCCGAGAGCTGGTCGCCCCGTGGCGGCTTCCGCCAACTGTTCACCATCCTGTTGCATGGCCGCCAAACCCTGGTGCGCTTTGGCCAGCCGGTTTCGCTGCGCGAACTGGTCAGCGATGCCGAAGATCAGGAGCGTGCCCTTCGCAAGGTGGGCCGGGTATTGCGTGTGCACTTTCGCCAGCAACGCGAGATGGCGATTGGTCCCGATCTCTCGCACCGCCGCACCCAGGTCGATGGCCTGATCGAGACCGAGGCCGTACGCGGCGCCATTAGCGCACTCGCAGCCGAGAACGGCGGCGGTCCCAACGCGCTGCTCAAGGCCGAGGACAAGGCCCGTCGCTACGCCTGGGAAATTGCCGCCGACTACAGCTACCCGGTCGTGCGCGTGTTCCACCGCTTCCTGACCTGGCTGTGGACGCGCCTGTACGACGGCGTGGAACTGCACAATTTTGATACGGTGACCGGCGTCGCACCCGATCACGAAATCATCTACGTGCCCTGCCACCGCAGCCATATCGACTACCTGCTGCTCAGCTATATCGTGTTCCAGCAAGGTTTGATGATTCCGCATATCGCGGCGGGCGCTAACCTGAATTTGCCTGTGGTTGGCAGCATCCTGCGCCGTGGCGGTGCCTTCTTCCTGCGCCGCTCGTTCAAGGGCAACAAGCTCTACGCCGCCGTGTTCAACGAATACCTGCACATGGTGATCGCCAAGGGCTTCCCCATCGAGTACTTCGTCGAAGGCGGCCGCTCGCGCACTGGCCGCTTGCTGCAGCCGCGCCCCGGCATGCTGGCGATGACGCTGCAGAGTTATCTGCGGGATCGCAATCGACCCATTGTGTTCATCCCGGTCTATATCGGCTACGAGAAGCTGTTCGAGGGCAAGAGCTATATCGGCGAGCTGATGGGCAAGCCCAAGCAGAAGGAATCGTTGTTCAGCCTGCTGCTGACGGTGCGCGAGCTCAAGAAGAACTTCGGCAAGGTGCATGTGAACTTTGGCGAGCCCATCAAGCTCACGGATGCGCTGGCACAAACCCATCCTGGTTGGCGCGATGAACCGCCGCTCGACGAGACGCGCCCCGCCTGGTTTACCCAGTGCGTCAGTGGCGTGGGTGCGCAGATTGCCGATCGCATTAACAATGCCGCCGTGGTGAACCCGGTGAACCTGCTGAGTCTGGCGCTGCTGGCCACCCCGCGCCATGCGATGGATGAAGACCAGCTCGTCGCCCAGCTAGATGGCTATCGCCGCCTGCTGGAGGCGGTGCCCTACGATGCGCGAACCCGCCTGACCAGCATGGATGGCCGCGCCATCATCGAGCATTGCGAACGCCTGAGTCTGCTGCAACGCCATCCACATGCGCTGGGCGATGTGATGCACTTTCCGCAGGAAGAGGCCGTGTTGTGCAGCTATATGCGGAACAATGTGCTCCACTGCGTGGCGATTCCCTCGCTGATCGCCTGCTTGTTCACCCGCAATGCGCAGCTGAGCCGTGAACAGATCGGCAATCTGGCCAAGACCGTGTACCCCTTCCTGCGTGCCGAGCTGTGCCTGCGCTGGCAGCCCGAAGCGCTATGCGAGGCGCTGGATCGTTACCTGGCTGCGCTGGTGGAACTGGGCTGGCTCACGCAGAGCAGCGGCCGCGAAGGCATCTATCTGGCGCCCAACAATATCAGCGACGAATACATCCAGCTCACGCTGCTGGCACAAGCCGTACGCCCGGCGCTGGTACGTTACTTCATCTCGCTATCGATGCTGACCCAGCAGGGTAGCGGCGCGATCAGTGCCGACGAGCTTGAAGCCCTTTGTCACCTGCTGGCGCAGCGGATTTCCTTGTTGCGCGAATTCAGCGCCCCGGAATTTTTCGACCGCGCAATCTTCCGCACCTTTATCGGCACACTCAAACAGGCCGGCTTTGCCAGCGAGGACGATGCCGGCAAGCTGGTCTTCAACGGCGCCTTGCGCGCCGCAGCGGCTGAGTCGCGTTATGTGCTGTCGCCGGATGTACGCCAGAGCGTGCTGCATCTGACGCGGCTGGACCGCGGTACGGTCGAGCAGGCGCTGACGCGATTGGCGGCCAAAGGCAAGGTCTAA
- a CDS encoding pseudouridine synthase, translated as MSDVPESVRLSKRMAELGLCSRREADEYIEQGWVTVDGIVVDVLGSRVLPHQKIVLDKRAEAAQTQRVTILINKPIGYVSGQAEQGFKPASLLVRPENRYVGDRSGIEFTRRHLNGLAPAGRLDIDSTGLLVLTQDGRVAKALIGDDSKIEKEYLVRVEGTLSDEGLKLLNHGLSLDGKVLRPAKVSWQNEDQLRFVLREGKKRQIRRMCELVGIKVIGLKRIRIGRVPLSDLPMGQWRFLGPHEKF; from the coding sequence ATGAGCGACGTTCCAGAGTCCGTCCGTCTATCCAAACGCATGGCCGAACTTGGCCTGTGTTCGCGCCGCGAGGCGGATGAATACATTGAACAAGGCTGGGTAACGGTGGATGGCATCGTCGTCGACGTGCTCGGCAGCCGGGTGTTGCCGCATCAGAAGATCGTGCTCGACAAGCGCGCCGAAGCCGCGCAGACGCAGCGCGTGACCATCCTGATCAACAAGCCCATCGGTTATGTCAGCGGCCAGGCCGAGCAAGGCTTCAAGCCCGCCTCCTTGTTGGTGCGTCCCGAAAACCGCTATGTGGGTGACCGTTCGGGTATCGAGTTCACCCGCCGTCATCTCAACGGCCTGGCGCCCGCCGGCCGCCTCGATATCGACTCGACGGGCCTGCTGGTGCTGACGCAGGACGGCCGTGTAGCCAAGGCGCTGATTGGCGACGATAGCAAGATCGAGAAGGAGTATCTGGTGCGTGTGGAAGGCACACTCAGTGACGAGGGCCTGAAGCTGCTGAACCATGGCCTGAGTCTGGATGGCAAGGTACTGCGGCCCGCCAAGGTCAGCTGGCAGAACGAGGATCAGCTCCGTTTTGTGCTGCGTGAGGGCAAGAAACGGCAGATTCGCCGTATGTGCGAGCTGGTGGGCATCAAGGTGATCGGCCTCAAGCGCATCCGCATCGGCCGGGTACCTTTATCGGATCTGCCCATGGGGCAATGGCGCTTTCTGGGGCCGCACGAGAAGTTCTGA
- a CDS encoding tRNA threonylcarbamoyladenosine dehydratase, which produces MTASDDLDYARRFGGVARLYGDAALARFQAARVCVIGIGGVGSWAVEALARSAIGQLTLIDMDHIAPSNVNRQLHARTDTLGQAKTGAMRDRILAINPRAQVAEIDDFLTEENLPTLIAPGRFDYVVDCMDQMRVKVALVAHCRRHKVPLIVSGGAGGRTDATRVALADLALTSGDALLARVRAELRKKHGYAREGKKFGIEAIYSTEPIVRPPQSCEADAPGGGLNCAGYGSAVAVTASFGMAMAGRVLNQLAKQLV; this is translated from the coding sequence ATGACTGCAAGTGATGATCTGGACTACGCACGCCGCTTTGGTGGCGTGGCGCGACTCTATGGCGATGCCGCCCTGGCGCGGTTTCAAGCCGCGCGCGTTTGCGTGATCGGCATCGGCGGCGTGGGCAGCTGGGCGGTGGAGGCGCTGGCACGCAGTGCCATCGGCCAGCTCACTCTGATCGATATGGACCATATCGCGCCGTCCAATGTGAACCGCCAGTTGCATGCGCGCACCGATACGCTGGGCCAGGCCAAGACGGGTGCCATGCGCGACCGCATCCTCGCCATCAACCCGCGTGCGCAGGTGGCCGAGATTGACGACTTCCTCACCGAAGAAAACCTGCCCACGCTGATTGCGCCTGGGCGCTTTGATTACGTAGTCGACTGCATGGACCAGATGCGCGTCAAGGTCGCGCTGGTTGCGCACTGCCGCCGCCACAAGGTTCCACTGATCGTCTCCGGCGGTGCCGGTGGCCGTACCGATGCCACCCGCGTGGCGCTGGCCGACCTGGCGCTGACCAGCGGCGATGCATTGCTGGCCCGCGTGCGCGCCGAATTGCGCAAAAAGCATGGCTACGCGCGCGAAGGTAAAAAGTTCGGCATCGAAGCCATCTACTCCACCGAGCCCATTGTTCGCCCGCCGCAAAGCTGTGAGGCCGATGCCCCCGGCGGCGGCCTCAACTGCGCCGGTTATGGGTCGGCCGTGGCCGTGACCGCCAGTTTCGGCATGGCGATGGCGGGGCGTGTACTGAACCAGTTGGCGAAGCAGTTGGTCTGA
- a CDS encoding DUF4124 domain-containing protein encodes MLFRHLIPTSFAAPATALILVLPAAHADIYKHVDAEGRVTYSNIPIKGANKLDLGPSPMSVPAPRPRSGTSSGAPRASATPTPGYFPRVDSATQRQRDMTKLQILQDEMNGEQRLLDAARQKYAANPSDPRQRENVLMHEKNIEALRKEMSRVQ; translated from the coding sequence ATGCTGTTTCGCCACCTGATCCCCACGTCTTTTGCTGCGCCTGCCACGGCGCTGATACTGGTGCTGCCTGCCGCGCATGCCGATATCTACAAGCATGTGGATGCAGAGGGCCGGGTCACTTACTCGAATATCCCGATCAAGGGCGCCAATAAGCTGGACCTGGGGCCTTCCCCCATGTCTGTTCCGGCGCCCCGCCCCCGTTCGGGTACCAGCAGCGGCGCCCCCCGCGCCAGTGCCACGCCGACACCCGGCTACTTCCCGCGTGTCGATAGCGCCACCCAGCGCCAGCGCGATATGACCAAGCTGCAAATCCTCCAGGACGAAATGAACGGCGAGCAGCGCCTGCTCGATGCCGCACGGCAGAAGTACGCCGCCAATCCGTCCGATCCCCGCCAGCGCGAGAACGTGCTCATGCACGAAAAGAACATCGAAGCGCTGCGCAAGGAAATGTCCCGCGTTCAATAA